From the genome of Triticum aestivum cultivar Chinese Spring chromosome 3B, IWGSC CS RefSeq v2.1, whole genome shotgun sequence, one region includes:
- the LOC123069686 gene encoding 60S ribosomal protein L30, whose product MVTSTKKTKKSGDNINNKLQLVMKSGKYTLGYKTVLRTLRNSKAKLVILANNCPPLRKSEIEYYAMLAKITVHHYHGNNVDLGTACGKYFRVCCLSIIDPGDSDIINATPAGQ is encoded by the exons ATGGTGACCTCCACGAAGAAGACG AAGAAGTCCGGGGACAACATCAACAACAAGCTGCAGCTTGTCATGAAGAGCGGCAAGTACACGCTCGGCTACAAGACCGTCCTCAGGACCCTCAGGAACTCCAAGG CAAAGCTTGTGATCCTTGCTAACAACTGCCCTCCACTCCGCAAGTCTGAGATTGAGTACTATGCTATGTTGGCGAAGATCACTGTCCACCACTACCATGGAA ACAATGTTGATTTGGGAACTGCGTGTGGTAAATACTTCCGAGTCTGCTGCCTGAGTATCATCGACCCTG GCGATTCCGACATCATCAACGCAACACCAGCTGGCCAGTAA